The DNA segment gacacctccagggatggggcattcacagcttccctgggcaacctgtaccagtgcctcaccactctcattgtgaaaaaattcttccttatgtctagtctaaatggTTGGTTATTTTAGGGTGTTATGATCAGTATTGAATTAAAATCTCAGTTCATGGAGTCATGCAAATATGAAACAATCTCAACTTTAGTGATATTTGTAGCTATCGCAGTAGCATAATTAAGCTTAAAAACATGATCCCTAAAGAAATATTAGTGTACATGAAATAGCTACATCAAAACTAAGCATGCAGAGTCAAAAATGGAAATAGCTTCAAATATCATTATCTTAGTTGTGAAACTAAGGTTGAATTTATCTATTTACagtacagcttttaaaataaatatctcattccttttgtggtttttattacTAAGATGTTGGCAAGTTTTACTAAGATGTTGGCAAGTTTTACTAAGATTACTGATTTTTTGGTAACTTGGTTCTgctcttaatttctttgaaaCTCCTGTACAGTTAAGGATTCAAAAGTACGCTTGAGTTTTGATGATGAGCTCATGCTGTCTGCCTCCAAATAACAGAGTTTACAATGGATGGATAGACAAACACTGAGATGGTGTAATTGTGGGATAAAAGTACGTGCATAATGCAATCCAGTATGCTGTGTGTTGATTGTACTGAATCTGAGATGTTATAGGAaccccttcccttcttctcacCGTGTTACAAAGGAGCTCCCAAGCATTTTGTCTTCTGTACAGGTCAAGCTGAAGTTTGGTTTATGTTAAAATTTTggcttttgatttattttattttttatttttgctttttcagaaaattatgcACGATGCTGTGGGTTTCAAGAGCTCTTTAACGGGCAAAAACTACACAATGGAGTGGTATGAGCTCTTCCAGCTTGGAAACTGCACATTTCCACATCTCCGGCCTGGCATGGATGCACCATTTTGGTGTAACCAGGGAGCTGCCTGCTTTTATGAAGGAATAGATGATGCACATTGGAAGGAAAATGGAACTTTAGTTCTTGTGACCACAATATCAGGTAGGTTCCAGATGCTTTGGATGGTGCTAATATCATAAAACATAGAGTCAGCCTTGTCTTCATGTAAAGTAGTATCTTTTAATTTATGTTCTGTAGGTTATTCACTGTGTTCATCACTGATGATAATTTCAACTGTCTCTGCACTTCAATACAGAAAGCAGCATGAGGCTGCTGCCTTTTAAGCAACACATCCACAAGAGTTGTTAAATGAGAGTCATTTGATGTTGCTGTAGGAAAGCATTGACTGTCTTGAGTGTAGAAATAGCAAACCAGCTTATATACAGAAGCATTATGGGCTCCTTTCACATGGCTTCACTGAAACAAAGCCTTCTGTTGTGAGGTGGAAGATGAGTACTGAGTCAGAAAAACTGACGGAACAGTGTACATTACTGAGCAAACAAATAATGCGTATTTAGAAATAAcgtagaaaatattttaaaaaaatctctgtttccATCTCCCTTATTCTGTGTCATAAAAACTGTGCAAATGTCCCCAGTAATAGGACTCTGTCTTATGTCATAGAACAAAACCAGGATATAACCCTCTGAAAATGTGATGAACACCAGAATAGCTTCTTGATATATATGGAACGCTGAAATCCTAAAGTAAAAAGGTAATTTAAGTAATCTGGTTGATTACTGTAGTAGTGCAGTGAATGTCTTATGAACAAAGTTCCCTGAAGACCTGGAGAGTTGCATTTTCTGTGACCAAATCCACTTACTCTCCAAAGTGTACAACACACAGCAGAGAGTTGTattattgtgtccagttctggaatccttaacataagaagaatatggaactgttggaacaggtccagaggagagctacaaagatcatcagagggctggagcacctctgctatgaagacaagctgtgagagagttgggcttgttcagcctggagaagacaaggctcagaggagatcttatagtgagcttccagtacctgaagggggcgacaagaaagctggggagggactttttacaaaggcttgtagtgataggacatgggggaatggctgcaaactggagaggggaagatttagactagacattaggaagaaattcttcacaatgagggtggcgagacactggcacaggtttgcccagggaggctgtgggtgtcccatccctggagatgttcaaggccaggttggatggggccttgggcagcctgatctagtgggaggtgtccctgcccatggcagggggttggaattgggtgatctttaaggtcgtttccaacccaaactattctatgattctgtgatactatgatTACAGCCAATGTGATGTGGTGCTTTATGTCTACCCGCTTCCACCTTTAGCAGCTTTGCTGGACTCAGTCTCTAGATAATTTGTCCAGTGCTGCTAAGAAATTCTAGGCTGTTCTTTAGGCAATGGAAttagcagagctgctttcctgtGAGTTTGTAGCTCACAACTGAAGTCTTTGATGCCTTATAGGCTTGGATGGTTTTGCATGAGTGCCAAGTTAAATACTGTCACACAGTTGTGAAAATTGTAATGCCTCCTGCCTGTGTGGATTATTTGATGCCTACGAGATGCGAGGATGTGATGGTTCCTTGTGGAGGCATTGTTACAGTCTTCCTTGTCTTTTTCACTTCCCGTTTCCATGAAACTTTAAGGAAGGTAATCTCTGAGAGTTTTGAATTGTCTGAATTTGACTAGGAATCTGGAAGTTATCGTGGAAGAGGGTGAATGGATGCAAGCACAGATGGACAGCATCATGAGCCAAACTTGGTTGTGTAAGAGAGTGGGCATAGAGCATCCCATCTCCTGGGAGAGAGCTTTAACGTATAAAATGGCTggatcctttttttcccacGGGAGATTCTATGGATCTGTTTGTCAGCAGTGTCAGAGGCCACGTTGaaacattcacattttctttgagAGCCCTTTGGTCAGATTGATGTTACTTGGGATTGTGTCTCTTTAGTGGAAATGGGGCAGGAATATCCAAAGTCTGATTTTTGACTGTCTGGGAGTTGTCCGAAATATTATCATGGAGCCATGCATTAACctgtaatatttttgttaaatttaagACATTAAGGGGAGCTTCAAGCCTATTTACAGTGTATAGTATGTACAGTTCTTGATACAGACTTAatgatttgcttttttattaaatcaCGTCATGggtaattaaaaaagaaagtatccAACACTTTGACTGaacagaatcgtagaatcatagaatggtttgaattggaaggaaccttaaagatcatccagttccaatcccctgccgtggccagggacaccttccactggatcaggttgctcaaagcctcatgaATCTGGCCatgagcatctccagggatggggcatccatgacttctctgggcaacctgtgccagtgcctcaccaccctcacaggaaagaaattcttcctaatgtctaatctaaatctctttcagcttgaagCTGTTACCCccgtcctatccctgcactccctgagagaatgcccctccccagctttcccataggccccctttaagtactggaaggctgctagaaggtctcctggAGCCTTCACTTGTCTAGGcagaacaagcccaactctctcagcctgtcctcatgtgggaagtactccagccctctgatcatttccgtgacctcctctggactcactctagcagatccatgtccttcctgggcTGAAGACTCCAGAATGATTGTTAATGTTTACTGTAAAGCTCTTAGATAGGCAGTGAGGAACAGTTATAATGGAGTAGCCTTGGAGGTGAACATGAAGAGCTGTAGTTAGACTCTGAGACAGTAGCTTGCACGTGTGCCTTCCCTTAAGGTGGGTGTGGGATGTTTGTACTCTCTGATGAAGACCACACCCAGCAATCTGAcctttgcagtttgttttaGAGGGACTTGAGTGGCCTGCAGTGCTCTGCATTGGTCCTGACAAATGCAACACTGCAGTGATACCCAAGTTGATGCGCCTGGGCGGGTTGTTCTGTGCAGGAGGATGTTAGTTACGGAGTTCTGTGTCATGTCTGCCACCCCTGAACTTCAGGGTAACTGCTGCTGGTCTCTTGGCTTGCAAAAGTCTTTCCTATCTTTCAGCAAATACCAAGCACAGTTACTGTACCCACAGCAGCAATGCTTGCAGATAAAGAGAGAGCGTGGCTTGGAACACTGATGCGATTGCAAACTGTCATCTGAGTGACTTCTGACGCATTGCACAAGAAGAATCTGCAAAATTTGGATGTGCTATGAATGTGAGGGACTGGACAGATCTGAGTCATGGATGGTTGTACCCTGTGCTGTGACTGAGGAACGAGAGGGTGAGGAGGGCCAGGGTGAGATCAAGTGCTAGGACTACGGTTaataaaggagagagaagactAGCCACGTGCTTCAGAACTGTTTTGGAGACAGATATGTTACATGtaaggagctgctggagggatgAGCTGACCTAGAGATGTTTTCCTCATTCCAGCTGTGTAATCACCAAAACACTCGAAATGTATTCTAACTAAAAAAATAGTCCACAAGATCTTTAAGTTTACTGGTCTTCACATCCCACTCATATCATTGGGCTTAATTGAGCTCTGGACGAGGAGCTGCTAAAGCCACAAGATGTCTCAGTCTAACATTACATAGGCTGCACTTGTAGGGAGATGTGAAAATTTCTGCCCTAAATTGCTGAATTTAGTTAAAACTTGAGCAAGTGCAGAAACAGCTGTTGCACTGGCGAACACTTAGTCAGCATCTCTTGTAGATTGTGTGACCTGCCCTGTTTGTCTGCATGGATTAAACAAAATGAGTAGTGTTGTGGGTCCCTGTTGTTTGGATGTTCTGACATAGTAGCAGGCAATGAGGCTGAAAACTGAATTAGAGTTTAAATAACTTACCTGTAAGTATAGTTTACTCAGTGGGCTGTCGCTTCTCCCCTCAACCTAAGCCTTGTGTCTTTGTATGGTGTTCTGGcttgagctaaagtagaatcattTTTCTaactaacttttcagctaagcctccTCTGAGTaacctcattttctgaaagttaattgCATGTTTTCGGACAGTGTTTCTTTCTAGAAGTGGTaacagggcactggtatgcagaaaggccattgcttatatttattcctatagaaaccaaggccatcctggATGGAATGtcacataatcatagaatggttcatgttggaagggaccttaaaggtcatccagttcgaactcccctgccatgggcagggacatgttgAAAGTGAAAGGGGCAGGAAGGAGCAGATAGGACAGGTGACCACAAACTGACTAATAGGGTATTCCATATACGTCACACTTGGGATAACACTGAGGGATCATGAGGGTCAGGCTCTCTTATTTGATGGCCAGTATCCAATACAAACCTTGTCTGCCTTTTGTGCCCTGATCCTTGATTCGTGCATTACTGAATCCACTTCCTGAGTCCAACTCCCTCTtgccactgagtccagcctgggaccatttccctgtgcctgctctgcagcatcagtggtgacaTAGTCATTGAGGAATGGGGGGGAAGGTTCAATTTcctatatttgtatatattttattattttcttattaatagcattttctattataattattattattattattgtttcgTTAAAGCTGgtttaattttagtttccaatatacaagtctctttctctcatttccctttccatgGGGAATTTGGATCATGTTTGGCTGCTGACCAAGCTGGGccagggctaaaccatgacagtaTGGCTAGGTAATGTTGTAGGTAAATTTTTGCAGGGAAGGAAGGCAAGCCTTGAAattcagggaaaatattttgagtcgTGTGTTTGTTACCTTGTCTCTGTAATACTGATTTTTATCTCTTACAGGAACCATGTTTAATGAAATGGCAAAATGGGTAAAACATGACAATGAGACTGGCATTTACTATGAGACCTGGACAGTTCAAGCAAGTCCTGACAAACAATCAACAGTATGGTTTGACTCTTACGAGTGCTCTAAATTTATACTCAGAACGTACCAGAAGCTTGCTGACTTGGGAGCTGTATTTAGGAAGATAAAAACAAACTATACCAGCATAATTTTATTCAGTGGAGAACCGATTTACTTAGGAAATGAGACATCTATTTTTGGACCTCTAGGAAACAAGACATTGGCAGCAGCTATCAGAGACTTCTACTATCCATTCAAACCTTATCGGACAGTTGGAGAGTTTTTTGCggatcttttaaaaataattgatcGTGTCATCTTGAAACATCAGTTTTACCTCTTCTACAACTTGGAATACTGGTTTCTATCTATGAAGTTCCCTTACCTCAAAATAGTCTATGAAGAGATCCCTTTACCTGTTAGAAGCAAAACAGCCTTTGGTGTATAATTACTGAAGCACTGAACTTGCCATTATGCCAGAATATCCTTAAGGAATTTGGAGTGTTCCCTTGATGGTTTGAAAGCAGTGAAAGCTGTGTTGGGAAGCCTTTGCTAGTCCACATGAAAGactattgcctttttttcatattaCCTGCACAATACGTACCTGAATGCTTCGGCGTCTCTGAGTTGGCCAGCTTCTCCGAGACCATGGATGCCTGGTGCCTCAGGGCAGGCTGTAGTGGCTTCTTTTGGCTGAACTCTGCAGCACCAGAGGGTGAACGGGAGGCATCCTGCCCACTCTGCTTTCAGGCACTCTCTGTATCCATGGCTGTGTGGCAATGGATAGCACCAGCCCAGCAACAGAGATGTAACACAAGCATTACAAGGACCTTCTGGCCTGACCAACTGATCAGTGCATTAGAGCTGACAGACCTGGGTTCCTGGATGTGTCCAATTCCATCAACATGTGCCTTAGATtggtgtttctgtgtttttgtatAACTCAGACTCATGAACTGTTCTCTAGTTCATGATGTAGGTGTTCAGCGGGGTCAGAAGAGGCAGTGAATCTGTTAAAAGATGACATGGATGTGATCTTGTCACCATTTCTTTTACCCATATTGTAAACACAATACAAATAGCTCTTCTTAAGATGTTTGTGCAAGTTTTCTAGAACAGTGAACAGCCAGTTTTGATGTCAACTTTGATGCCTATCTGCAGTGTTCTAGCATTCTCCTGACTTAAAGGCTACTTGAGGCTTCAATTAGATCTGTGTCACAGAACccatgtttattttccttttacattcctttaaaaagcagagaatcCTTAATATGAAAGAAGCATGACAGCTCGTGGTGTGTCAGTGTCCCAGATTTGCCTGTGAAAAGCGATTGCAGTCTTTTACTGGCAGTGATGCAGTAATGGTGCTGTGCCAGCTGTGTTGTCCTTCAGTCACATTCCTGGCTACGCCTAAAGCAGCTTGGCAACTAGTTCCCTTTAATTCCAACTTACAAAAGCTGAAGGAATACTGGCTTTCTGGAGAGCAGTGAGGTGCCTGTACACAATCAAAGCACACCTGCAGCAGCATAATCATCTCCAAATCTACGGAATCACCGGAGTCTTTCTCCTTAATAATAAAATGAACCATGACAGTTGATCTTTATGCAGGATAGTCCTAAAATGGGAAATTACAAGTTTTCCATCATGCTGCAAGGTGAAGGAACAGACACTTTCTCCAGAGCTACCCCCTAGTTCCTCAGCATTTTGCAAGGAACATGATGAATGTCACAAGTTGGTAAATTTGAAGTCCGAGGGGGCAGGGGGATGGGAATACCTAGAGCTTtggtgacatttttcttttcttcgCACCTGCCCACCAAaacttttactttcttctacACTTTTTATAGTAAGCTTGAGTGAATGTGGTCACTATAGTAGCTGCCGATTGGTGGAGAAAGAATTCTTGCTTTGCATGCCAAAACTTAACTGTGCAAGCCCAGGAGGAGTGGCCATGGGATTGGTTTGCCTCAGAGGAGGGTAAGCCTTATGTGTGGAAGTGTGTTTCAATAGTATGACTATATTACAATGATGAGCAGAGGTCAGCTGTAGGCCAGGTtgtcaaagcagcagctgcaactcattagaaaataattaggctCTTGTCCTTGTAGGGGCCTTGCCAGTCACAGATCACTATGCCTACTTCTATGTCTCATTCCCCACTTCAGATGCCCTTGGTGCATTCCTGTCTGTTGAAGGCCTTGTACTCAAGCCATAGCAAGGAGGAGGGGagtggaagggaaggggagcGAAGGATCctgtcccttttctccccacGTTCAGCACCATTCCCGTAGTTAGCTTTTATTCTTGCATTCAACCTTATTTCCCACACCATCTTACAAAAGCACAGATGGaggacagagcagaaagcaTACACTCTTTTCCAAAGCACAGGAACTACAATGGCCAGCAATAGATGCGATCCTACAAGAAAAATCTAACAAGGATTTACATGCAGAACATCTAAGGTCAACTGTGGTTCCACTGTCCTACTTTAGATACTGTTGAACTCCAAACGTATCTCAAAGGAACGTGTTTCTACAGGACCTGTACTGTAGGAAACTAAATTTAGTTTGTAGGCTGAACTACAGACACTGAAGTTCTGAGTCCCATTAAGGTTTCACAAGTTTCATTAAACCTATGCTTCAGTTTTCAGGCCCAGCAGCACTGACCTTTGCCATTCTGCATGCCACCAACCAGACCAGCCAAAGATGCAGCCAATTTATACCTATGTAGTTAGATCAGTTTCATAACAGCTGTTTAAGCTTCTGACTAAAAATCCCTCAAAAAACCCACTTAAATTTACAGATTTGTAGCTTTAGGTAAGTCACAGGAATCTACTAAGTTAATGTAAACAGCTGCTCTTATTTCACTTTGGATACAACCTCTCTCTCTAAGCTAACACAGCTGGTCAGAATCACCCAAGCTGTTCACCATCAACAGCAATTCCCTATCCCAAACCTATGTAGCATTTTTGTTCAGAGATCAGTTTGCCACTGCACACAATTCCTACCCCAAACTGGACAAACAACCCAGCACTGTATTACcttcttctgaaaagaagaaatgaaaacccagagaaaattattttatacagCTATAAGACTTCTAGGTTGTTTCTAGTGAACCTGACAGTCTGTGGCACTCATTACTGCTCACGTCATGAATTACTTTATTGgttattattcattttttccaaCATGTAGAAGGCAAAATATGAACTGCACAAGATTTGCTGAAATGGAGCATTGCAGCTTTTCCTGAAGATACTTAGAATATAAATTTGCCtgggaagttttttttctggctggaTTGAGCTAAGGATGTTGCAAGTGGTTCTGTATAAAAACTGCAGACCTTCCGTGGGAGAGAGACAACTGCTTTCAAGTGGTTTTCTTACCCTTGAACATTATGATAATGGCCAGGATACTATGTCATGTCTATGAAGGACTTTCTGAAGTCCACACAACAAGAAAGACTTTCTCAGAAGAGGCCAGCAGTGATctctctgctgggaaaagcagTTCCACTGCAATGAAGCATGAAGCCCTCAGCTGCCAACGTGTCCCCAGTTCAGGATCTGGGTGAGGTTGCTCTGTGAGAAGTGCAACACTGGGCTTCAAAGACACTAATTCCAAAAGCAAGGGAACTTGGGTATTTCGGTTGTGTCTTGCTTTTCCGTTCTGCCCACCACCACAGACCAACCTACTTTGCCAACATCAGGACACGGGCAGCCAAGGTCCAAAGAGGTACAAGTAGTGTTACTTTTGAGATTACTTCGCACATTAATTAGGTGAAAACATGTCCTCTTCCCCAGATCAGTCCAGTTACTCCACCTCTACCACACAGGCAATCTCAAGAGtcagaatacaaagaaaaaaaacaaaacaaaaaacaaacccactgaGCTTTTTTACTTTTACGGACTGAATGTATTGACACCTTTtatacaaataaaagcaaattatagtattacattaaataaacaaattctAATACAAAACcatgtatttcttaaaatgtgatttttttttaaaccaaagcTCTACAGAAACATACAACTCCCCTATAAAGGTGTCCAGTCCACTGAGCAATGTTTGCTCAAAATATAGTTACGAACTTAAATACGCTCGTAAGTGTATTACACTTGAACTATACATTAGGTAAACGTTATTGaagtcagaaatgaaaaaaaaaaatctactgatTACCAAAACAAGCCCTCACCTCAAGAGAGAGGCTGACACCAGCAAAGCTCAACAGGGCTCACAACTAGAGGAGCTCTGCCTTGCTGGTGTCTGCTCCCACCTTCCCAACACATTCCGCAGTCAGGCCAATTCTTTAGAATTGCCAATCaatcatgtaaaaaaaaaaaaaaaaaaaaaagatgtagctGTTGGCAGTAAGAAATGAAGTCACAAGTCACATCCAGATTACAGGCAATACATTGCCTACATCATTTACAGactaaaaa comes from the Cuculus canorus isolate bCucCan1 chromosome 1, bCucCan1.pri, whole genome shotgun sequence genome and includes:
- the CLN5 gene encoding ceroid-lipofuscinosis neuronal protein 5, translated to MVAARWSLLLLVAVGPCFSGTQRRWPVPYRRFDYRPKTDPYCQARYTFCPTGSAIPIVKEEDVIEVYRLQAPVWEFKYGDLLGHLKIMHDAVGFKSSLTGKNYTMEWYELFQLGNCTFPHLRPGMDAPFWCNQGAACFYEGIDDAHWKENGTLVLVTTISGTMFNEMAKWVKHDNETGIYYETWTVQASPDKQSTVWFDSYECSKFILRTYQKLADLGAVFRKIKTNYTSIILFSGEPIYLGNETSIFGPLGNKTLAAAIRDFYYPFKPYRTVGEFFADLLKIIDRVILKHQFYLFYNLEYWFLSMKFPYLKIVYEEIPLPVRSKTAFGV